One genomic segment of Anaerobiospirillum thomasii includes these proteins:
- the fliI gene encoding flagellar protein export ATPase FliI, with amino-acid sequence MANNLLQRLRQINLDIKDSEPTLCGKLTRVVGLTLEAVGLKVSLGDRCIIDTDDGFMNAEVVGFYNETIYLMPTEQMQGVRPGAVVRVATGNASFPYGDHLLGRVIDGMGDPIDGLGPLICPNATRYVTHRVNPMSRAPIKQPLDVGVRAINGLLTVGKGQRMGLFAGSGVGKSVLLGMMTRGSTADVVVVGLIGERGREVKEFIEEILGEEGRARSVVVAAPADASPLMRLKGCETTLSIAEYFRDQGYNVLMLMDSLTRYAMAQREIALAVGEPPATKGYPPSVFAKLPALVERAGNGPDGSGSITAFFTVLVEGDDLQDPIADAARAILDGHIVLSRELADAGHYPAIDVEKSISRVMPAVVTQEHLVMARTIRQCLAQYTQNRELVSIGAYQRGSDPRVDQAIMIKPHIDNYTQQEMKEVIPYTRSLDELRNLSMILINDAQNRVNQMQPQQLAAPQQNQAVASVSFNAQR; translated from the coding sequence ATGGCAAATAATTTACTGCAGCGTCTGCGTCAGATTAATCTTGATATCAAAGACAGCGAGCCTACATTGTGCGGCAAGCTGACTCGTGTCGTAGGTCTTACTCTTGAGGCTGTAGGCCTTAAGGTGTCACTTGGCGACAGATGTATAATTGATACAGATGATGGCTTTATGAATGCCGAGGTTGTAGGCTTTTACAATGAAACCATCTATCTGATGCCAACTGAGCAGATGCAGGGTGTAAGACCTGGTGCTGTGGTCAGAGTTGCAACAGGCAATGCCTCCTTCCCTTATGGCGATCATCTTTTAGGCCGTGTTATTGACGGTATGGGCGATCCTATAGACGGACTTGGTCCTTTAATCTGCCCAAATGCCACACGCTATGTAACTCATCGTGTCAATCCAATGTCACGCGCTCCAATCAAGCAGCCGCTTGATGTAGGCGTACGTGCCATCAACGGACTTTTGACAGTGGGCAAGGGTCAGAGAATGGGTCTGTTTGCAGGATCAGGAGTTGGTAAATCTGTACTTTTGGGTATGATGACAAGAGGCTCTACAGCCGATGTGGTTGTAGTGGGCCTTATTGGTGAGCGTGGCCGTGAGGTTAAGGAGTTTATCGAGGAGATTTTAGGTGAGGAAGGTCGTGCCCGCTCTGTGGTCGTGGCTGCTCCTGCCGATGCCTCCCCTCTGATGCGTCTTAAAGGCTGTGAGACCACACTCTCTATTGCCGAGTATTTTAGAGATCAGGGCTATAATGTACTTATGCTCATGGACTCTTTAACCCGTTATGCTATGGCCCAAAGAGAGATTGCCCTGGCAGTAGGTGAACCGCCTGCCACCAAAGGCTATCCTCCATCAGTATTTGCCAAGCTGCCGGCTCTGGTTGAAAGAGCAGGTAACGGTCCTGATGGCTCAGGATCTATCACTGCCTTCTTTACTGTTTTAGTTGAAGGTGATGATCTGCAGGATCCAATTGCCGACGCTGCTCGTGCCATTTTAGACGGTCACATTGTGCTCTCACGTGAACTTGCCGATGCAGGTCACTATCCTGCCATTGACGTTGAAAAATCAATATCACGTGTTATGCCTGCTGTAGTGACGCAGGAACATCTGGTTATGGCCCGTACCATAAGACAGTGTCTTGCTCAATATACACAAAACCGAGAGCTTGTCTCCATCGGTGCCTATCAGAGAGGATCTGATCCGCGCGTGGATCAGGCCATTATGATAAAGCCGCATATTGATAACTATACACAGCAGGAGATGAAAGAGGTTATACCTTATACACGCTCTTTAGATGAACTGCGCAATCTGTCTATGATCCTTATCAATGATGCACAGAATAGGGTAAATCAGATGCAGCCACAGCAGCTTGCCGCCCCGCAGCAGAATCAGGCTGTAGCCTCTGTCTCCTTTAATGCCCAAAGGTAG
- a CDS encoding FliH/SctL family protein has product MDTEHKYNVLGQIEKSSLTETLKPGRPGDRVIRKKAVLLDRTESDAFAPMHWPMLDDGKKPGTNALGYATGNWYAEQRKKIEDEERARLEAIEKERAEKEALEKERERQRELTVAELEKIRQQAREEGFAEGQKEGEAQGYNAGFAKGQEEGYAQGLSKGHDEGVRQGLVEGREEGFAKGQEEGVQSGTEMVQEQVERFRMLADMLSNPLRQVDRDVTDEIIYIISRLSSVILKREIKQDAKFLANAIDKAMELLPNASQGATITLNPDDLSLIEALIPKEYREQNNWSLQSNEALNSGDVTVSNDISKIEWRVDDRVDNLLNEFLINASGVVNSALRESLDNCPDYDALPKHPLAPNPNLSELKDKIVKGIDSAPYTVNQENQPTEPIESQTAEAVSDDGGEGKSESLFDGIKHDPFKEE; this is encoded by the coding sequence ATGGATACAGAGCATAAATACAATGTACTAGGTCAAATAGAAAAGTCCTCCCTGACTGAGACACTAAAGCCAGGCAGACCTGGAGATCGCGTTATACGTAAAAAGGCTGTATTGCTTGATCGCACAGAATCAGACGCTTTTGCCCCAATGCACTGGCCTATGCTCGATGATGGCAAAAAACCTGGCACCAATGCCTTAGGTTATGCCACCGGCAACTGGTATGCCGAACAGCGCAAAAAGATTGAAGATGAGGAGCGTGCCCGTCTTGAGGCTATAGAAAAAGAGCGTGCTGAGAAGGAGGCTCTTGAGAAAGAGCGTGAAAGACAGCGCGAGCTTACTGTAGCTGAGCTTGAAAAGATTCGTCAGCAGGCCCGTGAAGAGGGTTTTGCCGAAGGTCAAAAAGAAGGCGAGGCCCAGGGCTATAACGCTGGTTTTGCCAAAGGTCAGGAAGAGGGTTATGCCCAGGGTCTTAGCAAAGGCCATGATGAGGGTGTACGCCAGGGGCTTGTTGAGGGCCGTGAAGAGGGCTTTGCCAAAGGCCAGGAGGAGGGTGTACAGAGCGGTACTGAAATGGTACAGGAGCAGGTGGAAAGATTCCGCATGCTAGCTGACATGCTCTCCAATCCTCTGCGCCAGGTTGACAGAGATGTTACCGATGAGATTATCTATATCATCTCCCGTCTTAGCTCCGTTATTCTAAAGCGCGAGATAAAGCAGGACGCCAAATTTTTGGCAAATGCCATAGACAAGGCTATGGAGCTGCTGCCAAATGCCTCACAGGGTGCTACAATCACTTTAAATCCAGATGATCTCTCCTTAATCGAGGCTTTAATTCCAAAGGAGTATCGTGAGCAGAACAACTGGAGTCTGCAGTCAAATGAGGCTTTAAACAGTGGCGATGTCACAGTGTCCAACGATATCTCAAAAATTGAGTGGCGCGTTGATGACAGAGTTGACAATCTTTTAAATGAATTTTTAATCAATGCCTCAGGCGTTGTAAATTCGGCCTTGCGTGAAAGTCTTGATAACTGCCCTGATTATGATGCTCTGCCAAAACATCCTTTAGCTCCTAATCCAAATTTAAGTGAGCTTAAGGATAAAATAGTCAAGGGTATAGACTCAGCCCCTTATACTGTAAATCAGGAAAATCAGCCAACAGAACCTATAGAGTCACAAACAGCAGAAGCTGTGAGTGATGATGGTGGCGAGGGCAAGAGCGAGAGCCTGTTTGATGGTATAAAGCACGATCCTTTTAAGGAAGAGTAG
- the fliG gene encoding flagellar motor switch protein FliG: MAETKTSNALAKTGGPIGKPQGPGLSVPSEYNRSTGLELSDDEKAALERLDGLDKASILMLSLSEDDAAQIFRNLQPKQVQRLSMRMAVLENFDQFSVNAVHKTFLASITKHSNIGFGSQDFVKNALIAALGEDKAGNLVDQISMGSGSRGLDSLKWMDARQVATIIQNEHPQIQTIVLSYLEPEQSAKILSQFPEQTRLDLIMRIATLEEVQPAALQELNEIMEKQFAGSAGAQTAKIGGLKSAANIMNYLDSNTETTLMTAIQSQDKEMGSQIKDLMFVFENLNDVDDRSIQTLLREIPNEMLEKALKAADDRLKIKFFKNMSKRASKALKEDLASMGPIKLSDVEAAQKEILTIAHRLNDAGEIMLSRGPGEEFI; this comes from the coding sequence ATGGCTGAAACAAAAACTTCAAATGCTCTTGCCAAAACCGGTGGTCCTATAGGCAAGCCACAGGGCCCTGGTCTGTCAGTACCTAGCGAATATAACAGAAGTACCGGTCTTGAGCTGTCTGATGACGAAAAGGCAGCACTTGAGCGCCTGGATGGCCTTGATAAGGCCTCCATTCTGATGCTGTCATTATCTGAGGATGATGCAGCTCAGATCTTCCGTAATCTGCAGCCAAAGCAGGTGCAGAGATTAAGTATGCGTATGGCTGTGCTTGAGAACTTTGACCAGTTCTCGGTAAATGCCGTACATAAGACCTTTTTGGCATCCATTACCAAGCATTCAAACATCGGCTTTGGTTCTCAGGACTTTGTTAAAAATGCTCTTATTGCAGCTCTTGGTGAGGACAAGGCCGGCAACCTTGTGGATCAGATCAGCATGGGCTCAGGTTCACGTGGTCTTGATTCTCTCAAGTGGATGGATGCAAGACAGGTGGCCACTATCATTCAGAACGAACACCCACAGATTCAGACCATTGTGCTCTCCTATCTTGAGCCAGAGCAGAGTGCCAAGATTTTAAGTCAGTTCCCAGAGCAGACACGACTTGATCTGATTATGCGTATTGCCACCTTAGAAGAGGTTCAGCCAGCTGCACTTCAGGAGCTTAATGAAATTATGGAGAAACAGTTTGCAGGTTCAGCCGGTGCTCAGACAGCCAAGATTGGCGGTCTTAAGAGTGCTGCCAATATTATGAACTACCTTGACAGCAATACCGAGACTACTCTGATGACTGCCATTCAGTCTCAGGATAAGGAAATGGGTTCACAGATTAAAGATCTCATGTTCGTCTTTGAGAACCTCAATGATGTTGACGACAGATCCATTCAGACTCTGCTGCGTGAAATTCCTAATGAAATGCTTGAAAAAGCCCTCAAGGCTGCCGATGACAGACTTAAGATCAAGTTCTTCAAGAACATGTCCAAGCGCGCCTCCAAGGCCCTCAAGGAAGATCTGGCCTCTATGGGTCCTATCAAGCTCTCAGATGTTGAGGCAGCTCAGAAGGAAATTCTTACCATTGCCCACAGACTTAACGATGCAGGCGAGATTATGTTAAGCCGCGGACCTGGTGAGGAATTTATCTAA
- the fliF gene encoding flagellar basal-body MS-ring/collar protein FliF: MADNEYPLTQGQNTAGAQALPMDPNTQAEPQQQQAQNSEPEVFIDPVPQSDPHLDSTSGETGPRSFSDKAKDFIHHGEVLRKFIIFGFLVLFITGAIFGLVSIQSSQSDSAYRQLGQYTPSQIGSVLDFLDTEGYQYQLRANNTIDVLADDYSKVSEMLLRRGIALPKEKTDDGNSIIMSDSGFGVSQRLEGERIKHGREVQLARAIERIEGVDHATVLLAIPKENVFAREKQRPSAAVVVTLKNGAYLSPENVNSIRFMVASSVHNLLAKDVSVTDHTGRLLSAMNASSGADNKLQREFEMRTMREAQYRSKLETILTPMLGYGNYSAEVDVTLDTTLEEETRQMYNPDNQAVRSETLREEKGADEVVNPYGVPGSLSNQPPANAAIPQQLKDGTANAANSSKDSKESREAVRNYEVDTTIRHTTRPTNVVSRLTVSVAVDYVRNVSPEGAVSYAPRSQEDLNKIADLVRGGLGLDERRGDVVHVETVSFPHADEMPALPWWQQESFYRIARIAGAVIVILILILFVIRPMIQKLLSNKKEENLDLDYSEMDDEPALEGNDDLNLIAAGRELSDRVYSINREGSIVLPNLHKDEDLLKAVRTLVSNEPELSSEVVREWLNSDISEKENNK; this comes from the coding sequence ATGGCAGATAACGAATATCCTCTGACACAGGGACAGAATACGGCAGGTGCTCAGGCCCTGCCTATGGATCCCAACACCCAGGCTGAGCCGCAACAGCAGCAGGCTCAGAACTCTGAGCCAGAGGTTTTTATAGATCCTGTACCACAGTCAGATCCACATTTAGACTCAACTTCTGGTGAAACTGGTCCACGATCATTTTCAGACAAGGCCAAAGATTTCATCCATCATGGTGAAGTTCTGCGCAAGTTCATTATCTTTGGCTTTTTAGTACTGTTTATTACCGGTGCCATTTTTGGACTTGTCTCTATTCAGAGCAGTCAGTCTGACAGCGCCTATCGTCAGTTAGGTCAGTACACTCCCTCACAGATTGGCTCAGTACTGGATTTTCTTGATACTGAAGGCTATCAGTATCAGCTGCGCGCTAACAATACCATTGATGTGCTGGCAGATGACTATTCAAAGGTCAGTGAAATGTTGCTACGCCGCGGTATTGCTCTGCCAAAGGAGAAGACTGATGATGGCAACAGCATCATTATGTCAGACTCTGGCTTTGGTGTATCACAGCGTTTGGAAGGCGAGCGCATCAAGCACGGTCGTGAGGTGCAGTTAGCCCGCGCCATCGAAAGAATTGAAGGCGTTGATCATGCCACTGTCCTTTTAGCCATTCCTAAGGAAAATGTATTTGCCAGAGAGAAACAAAGACCATCAGCTGCTGTTGTGGTAACTCTCAAAAACGGCGCCTATCTCTCCCCAGAGAATGTAAATTCTATCCGTTTCATGGTAGCTTCATCTGTACATAATCTTTTAGCTAAAGACGTATCTGTGACAGATCATACAGGTCGACTGCTAAGCGCCATGAACGCCTCAAGCGGTGCTGACAATAAACTGCAGCGCGAATTTGAAATGCGTACTATGCGCGAGGCTCAGTACAGAAGCAAGCTTGAGACCATTTTGACCCCTATGTTAGGTTATGGCAACTACTCTGCCGAGGTTGACGTGACCTTAGATACAACATTAGAAGAGGAAACCCGTCAGATGTACAATCCTGATAATCAGGCTGTACGTTCTGAGACTCTGCGTGAGGAAAAGGGTGCCGATGAGGTTGTAAATCCATATGGAGTACCTGGTTCACTGTCAAATCAGCCACCTGCCAATGCCGCTATTCCTCAGCAGCTAAAAGACGGTACTGCCAATGCCGCCAACTCCTCAAAGGATAGCAAGGAAAGCCGTGAGGCCGTGCGCAACTATGAAGTTGACACCACCATACGTCACACCACAAGACCTACCAATGTAGTATCAAGACTTACAGTATCTGTAGCTGTTGACTATGTACGCAATGTAAGCCCTGAAGGTGCTGTATCTTATGCTCCACGCTCACAGGAGGATCTCAACAAGATTGCTGATCTCGTACGTGGCGGTTTGGGACTTGATGAAAGACGCGGTGACGTGGTTCACGTTGAGACTGTATCATTCCCTCATGCTGATGAAATGCCTGCCCTCCCATGGTGGCAGCAGGAGAGCTTCTATCGCATAGCACGTATTGCAGGCGCTGTCATTGTAATATTGATTCTGATCCTCTTTGTAATCAGACCAATGATTCAGAAGCTGCTCTCAAACAAGAAAGAGGAGAATTTGGATCTGGACTACTCAGAGATGGATGATGAGCCAGCACTTGAGGGCAACGATGATCTCAACCTCATCGCTGCAGGCCGTGAGCTCTCTGACAGAGTCTACTCCATTAACCGTGAAGGAAGCATTGTTCTGCCAAATCTGCATAAGGATGAGGATCTGCTCAAGGCTGTACGTACCCTCGTATCTAACGAGCCAGAGTTATCATCCGAGGTGGTTCGAGAGTGGCTTAACTCTGATATTTCAGAGAAAGAGAATAACAAGTAA
- the fliE gene encoding flagellar hook-basal body complex protein FliE has translation MSLSIDSTAASASILKQLNDMQSQLQTLARQATPQTAHVQSETDETAQVAINDTKPAAKASESIGQFQAMLQNAFEDMNILQNTSSVMQSRFDVGDRSLSLADVMIASQKASLSFEATLQIRNKMVDAYKSIMQMNV, from the coding sequence ATGAGTTTAAGTATCGACAGCACCGCAGCTTCTGCTTCAATTTTAAAGCAGTTAAACGATATGCAGTCACAGTTACAGACATTAGCACGTCAGGCCACACCGCAGACTGCTCATGTACAGAGTGAAACTGATGAGACTGCACAGGTTGCAATCAATGATACCAAGCCAGCTGCAAAGGCATCTGAGAGCATAGGTCAGTTCCAGGCCATGCTGCAAAATGCCTTTGAAGATATGAACATTCTGCAGAATACATCATCAGTGATGCAGTCACGCTTTGATGTCGGTGACAGAAGTTTATCACTTGCAGATGTAATGATAGCCTCACAAAAGGCCAGTCTGTCTTTTGAGGCTACACTGCAGATTAGAAATAAAATGGTTGATGCCTATAAATCGATTATGCAGATGAACGTATAA
- the rpiA gene encoding ribose-5-phosphate isomerase RpiA — protein sequence MTQDELKEMVALEALKYIPSSGILGVGSGSTVVKFIEAIHKNGIRVEAAVSSSNKTTKLLEQIGVRVLDPNECEPYAVYIDGADEVNPAFDMIKGGGACLTREKILASMAEKFICIVDKSKLVDTLGAFPLPVEVIPMAREQVARTLRAMGANPVLRQDCITDNGCEILDLHDFMIADPVSMERQINAIPGVVTVGLFAARGADAVLYATEDGVLVKNRP from the coding sequence ATGACTCAGGATGAATTAAAGGAAATGGTAGCCCTTGAGGCTTTAAAATATATTCCAAGCTCTGGTATTTTAGGTGTGGGCTCTGGCTCAACTGTAGTCAAATTTATTGAGGCCATACATAAAAACGGCATCAGGGTTGAGGCTGCAGTATCAAGCTCCAACAAGACTACAAAACTGCTTGAGCAGATTGGGGTGCGCGTGCTTGATCCAAATGAATGTGAGCCATATGCAGTCTATATTGATGGAGCTGATGAGGTCAATCCTGCCTTTGATATGATTAAAGGCGGCGGTGCCTGTCTTACCCGTGAGAAGATTCTAGCTTCCATGGCTGAAAAATTTATCTGCATTGTGGATAAATCAAAGCTTGTAGATACTCTAGGTGCCTTCCCTCTGCCAGTTGAGGTTATTCCAATGGCCCGTGAGCAGGTGGCCCGCACTTTACGTGCCATGGGAGCCAATCCTGTGCTGCGTCAGGACTGCATTACTGACAATGGCTGTGAGATTTTAGATCTGCATGATTTTATGATTGCAGATCCTGTGTCAATGGAACGACAGATCAATGCCATACCAGGCGTGGTCACTGTCGGTCTGTTTGCAGCCCGTGGTGCCGATGCAGTACTGTATGCAACAGAAGATGGAGTTTTAGTAAAAAACAGACCATAA
- the tyrS gene encoding tyrosine--tRNA ligase yields the protein MIDVEKALREIARGAQEIIPIEELKTKLSSGRQLIIKLGMDPTAPDIHLGHTVILNKLRTFQELGHKVILIIGDFTAAVGDPSGKNTTRPQLSREKILENAQTYATQAFKILDKEKTEIRYNSEWLSKLGTDGTIALASKLTVARMLEREDFTKRFQGGIPIAIHEFLYPLFQGYDSVALKADVELGGTDQKFNLLMGRELQKDAGIEPQCVLMMPLLVGLDGVKKMSKSAGNYIGVHDAPAEMFGKIMSLSDDLMWSYFELLSFRPIEEIEDLKERCASGMNPRDAKIELGREIVARYHGDEAANAAVDGFINQFAKGAIPEQMDEFTLEFVSLPNLLKDAALCASTSEAMRMIKQNAVKCDGEVISDVKATLGAGTYVISVGKRRFARITIA from the coding sequence ATGATAGACGTAGAAAAGGCACTGCGCGAGATTGCCCGCGGCGCTCAGGAAATTATCCCAATTGAAGAGTTAAAGACCAAGTTAAGCTCAGGCCGTCAGCTTATTATCAAACTGGGCATGGATCCAACCGCCCCTGATATTCACCTGGGTCATACTGTAATTTTAAACAAGCTAAGAACCTTTCAGGAGCTTGGCCACAAGGTTATTTTAATTATTGGTGACTTTACAGCAGCTGTAGGCGATCCATCTGGCAAGAATACTACAAGACCGCAGCTCTCTCGTGAAAAGATTTTAGAAAATGCGCAAACCTATGCCACACAGGCCTTTAAGATTCTGGATAAAGAGAAGACTGAAATCAGATATAACTCTGAATGGCTCTCAAAGCTTGGCACCGATGGCACCATTGCTCTTGCCTCAAAACTTACTGTAGCAAGAATGCTTGAGCGTGAGGATTTTACCAAGCGTTTTCAGGGCGGTATTCCTATTGCCATTCATGAGTTTTTATACCCACTGTTTCAGGGCTATGACAGCGTTGCGTTAAAAGCTGACGTGGAGCTTGGCGGTACTGATCAGAAGTTCAATTTGCTCATGGGCCGTGAGCTGCAAAAGGATGCAGGTATTGAGCCACAGTGCGTACTTATGATGCCTCTGCTTGTAGGTCTTGACGGTGTCAAAAAGATGTCAAAGTCAGCTGGCAACTACATTGGCGTGCATGATGCTCCTGCCGAAATGTTTGGCAAGATTATGTCACTCTCTGATGATCTGATGTGGTCATACTTTGAACTGCTATCCTTCAGACCAATTGAGGAGATTGAGGATCTTAAAGAACGCTGTGCCTCTGGTATGAATCCACGTGATGCCAAGATTGAGCTGGGCCGTGAAATTGTTGCAAGATATCATGGTGATGAGGCTGCCAATGCCGCTGTTGATGGCTTTATCAATCAGTTTGCCAAAGGCGCTATTCCAGAGCAGATGGATGAGTTTACCCTTGAGTTTGTCTCACTGCCAAATCTTCTAAAGGATGCAGCATTATGCGCCTCAACCTCAGAGGCCATGCGCATGATTAAGCAGAATGCCGTAAAATGTGACGGTGAGGTCATCTCAGATGTCAAGGCCACCCTAGGTGCTGGCACCTATGTTATTTCTGTAGGCAAGAGACGTTTTGCCCGTATTACCATAGCCTAA
- the ung gene encoding uracil-DNA glycosylase: MQEICVKTWHDIIGPLKGSESFQNVLHYVAVKRAEGDEIYPPDSAVFNAFKYTAFDKLKVVIVGQDPYHEPGQAMGLAFSVPVGVKTPPSLANIYRELKDDMPGFSVPEHGCLIPWARQGVLLLNSVLTVKSGEANSHHNQGWEDFTDGVIKALNDNCENLVFMLWGNSAKAKCKDVDRERHLVLEAAHPSPLSAYRGFLGCRHFSKANTYLHEHGKTVINWQLPLYLDGSETL, translated from the coding sequence ATACAGGAGATTTGTGTGAAAACCTGGCATGATATTATAGGCCCGCTAAAGGGTAGTGAAAGTTTTCAGAATGTTTTGCATTATGTGGCAGTAAAAAGAGCTGAGGGTGATGAAATCTATCCGCCTGACAGCGCCGTCTTCAATGCGTTTAAATATACAGCCTTTGATAAGCTTAAAGTTGTTATAGTAGGTCAGGATCCTTATCATGAGCCAGGTCAGGCCATGGGACTTGCCTTTAGTGTGCCTGTCGGTGTAAAAACTCCACCGTCACTTGCCAATATCTATCGTGAGCTTAAGGATGATATGCCAGGCTTTAGCGTACCTGAGCATGGCTGCCTTATTCCATGGGCAAGACAGGGTGTGCTTTTATTAAATTCAGTACTTACAGTTAAAAGCGGTGAGGCCAACTCCCATCACAATCAGGGCTGGGAGGATTTTACCGACGGCGTTATCAAGGCTTTAAATGACAACTGTGAAAATCTGGTCTTTATGCTCTGGGGCAACAGCGCAAAAGCCAAATGCAAGGATGTGGACAGAGAGCGTCATTTAGTGCTCGAGGCTGCACATCCAAGCCCGCTGTCTGCCTATCGCGGCTTTCTAGGCTGCAGACATTTTTCTAAAGCCAATACCTATCTGCACGAGCATGGCAAGACTGTTATCAACTGGCAGCTGCCTTTATACCTTGACGGCAGCGAGACATTATAG
- the rmuC gene encoding DNA recombination protein RmuC codes for MFIADFLARHSIYTALAALLCIIYLIYVIYTLKTHSLELSTKADALDTLNTDLLQRLQMLDKAHKEQSLVLKDTEHMAIALRQDNKNLDLKIKELTQSMQSKDLELKSFIARHNEQIKKIASLEGQVDALELLAEENDRRYKIQSLELESRLKSLSEEIVQKRSDDLQKQSLNSFGKAVQPLKEELYVFRDLITKVQKINSEQSGALKQELDRLNEAQLNLKLKADDLIKALKSGGKSQGMWGEHQLELVLENSGLRKGFEYKREVAGSRDLNERGRADVIVNLPENKCIIIDAKCSLTAYTDFVNAQDNALAQKALQAHTNSIKAHIDELATARYDEYSSFNSPSFIFMFVPVDGALSCALEYKSDLYAYAASKNIYLVSPQTLLPALRVVSNLWVLATQNDRVKDIVKNAMAIYKKSLLVKEAFDESGRKLEQLHSSFAQAQNRLSLGRGSLCSLLESFSRQAPAISDGSIIDIDDKDKEDKVELS; via the coding sequence ATGTTTATTGCCGATTTTCTTGCCCGTCACAGTATCTATACAGCCCTGGCCGCCCTGTTGTGCATCATTTACCTTATCTATGTCATCTATACTCTAAAAACACACAGTCTTGAGCTGTCGACAAAGGCTGATGCCTTAGATACATTAAATACAGATCTGCTACAAAGACTGCAGATGCTTGATAAGGCACACAAAGAGCAGTCTTTAGTGCTAAAAGATACTGAGCATATGGCCATTGCACTAAGGCAGGATAATAAAAATCTTGATCTTAAAATAAAAGAGCTTACACAAAGCATGCAGAGTAAAGATCTGGAGCTTAAAAGCTTTATAGCAAGGCACAATGAGCAGATTAAGAAAATTGCTTCGCTTGAGGGGCAGGTTGATGCTCTTGAGCTTCTTGCAGAGGAGAATGACAGACGCTATAAAATTCAGTCTCTTGAGCTTGAAAGCCGCCTTAAGTCCTTATCTGAGGAGATTGTGCAAAAGCGCAGTGATGATCTGCAAAAACAGTCCTTAAACTCCTTTGGCAAGGCTGTGCAGCCTTTAAAAGAAGAGCTTTATGTATTTCGCGATCTTATAACCAAGGTGCAGAAGATAAACTCAGAGCAGTCAGGAGCTTTAAAACAGGAGCTTGACAGACTCAATGAGGCACAGCTTAATTTAAAGCTCAAAGCCGATGATCTGATAAAAGCCCTGAAATCAGGCGGTAAATCACAGGGTATGTGGGGAGAGCATCAGCTTGAGCTGGTGCTTGAAAACTCAGGACTGCGCAAAGGCTTTGAGTATAAAAGAGAGGTGGCCGGCAGTCGCGATCTCAATGAAAGGGGCAGAGCAGATGTTATAGTCAATCTACCTGAGAACAAATGTATTATCATTGATGCCAAATGCTCTCTTACAGCCTATACAGATTTTGTAAATGCACAGGATAATGCTCTGGCACAAAAAGCGCTACAGGCGCACACAAATTCCATAAAAGCTCATATAGATGAGCTCGCCACAGCCCGTTATGATGAATACAGCTCATTTAACTCCCCATCCTTTATCTTTATGTTTGTGCCAGTTGACGGAGCTTTGAGCTGCGCACTTGAGTATAAAAGCGATCTGTATGCCTATGCCGCCTCTAAAAATATCTATCTTGTCAGCCCGCAGACTTTGCTGCCTGCACTGCGTGTAGTCTCCAATCTGTGGGTTTTAGCCACACAGAATGACAGGGTCAAAGATATTGTCAAAAATGCCATGGCTATCTATAAAAAGAGTCTTCTTGTCAAAGAGGCCTTTGATGAGAGCGGCAGAAAACTTGAGCAGCTGCACTCAAGCTTTGCGCAGGCACAAAACCGTCTGTCACTAGGGCGTGGCAGTCTGTGCTCCTTGCTTGAGAGCTTTTCAAGACAGGCTCCTGCCATCAGCGACGGCAGCATTATAGATATTGATGACAAGGATAAAGAGGATAAGGTTGAACTTAGCTGA